The DNA window AAGCTGGGCTTTGCCGAGGCCGACCCCACGCTCGACGTTTCCGGCCGCGACGCGGCACAGAAGCTCGCGCTGCTGTCGGGCCTGGCGTTCAACGCCCGCGTCGCCGAGAAGGACATCCAGATCGAAGGCGTCGCCGACCTGCAATCAGCCGACATCAAGTTTGCCGGCGATCTGGGTTACGTCATCAAGCTGCTGGCGATCGCCGAGCGGCAGCCGGACGGGCGACTGGCATTACGCGTCCATCCCACACTCGTAAGCAAATCAGACGTCCTGGCCGAAGTGAGCGGGCCATTCAACGCAATCAGTGTCTACGGCCACGCGCTGGGCCACGCTCTGTTCTACGGCCGCGGTGCCGGCCAGATGCCGACGGCGAGCGCGGTCGTTGCCGACCTGGTGCAGACGGCAATCGGCGTGGTGCCGCTGGCGTTCAAGAAGCTCAACATCTTCCCCGACGCCGCCGAACCGGCACAGATCCTCCCCGCCAACGAGATCACCAGCCGATACTACCTGCGGCTGAGCGTGAAAGACCAGCCCGGCGTAATGGGCGCAGTGAGCCAGGTGCTCGGCCAACACGGCATCAGCATCAGTGCGATCCTACAGCACGAAGTCGCCGAAGACGCCGACGGCGTGCCGATCGTGCCGATCGTTATCACAACGCACCGGGCTCAGGAAGGCGCGGTACGGGCGAGCCTCAAGCAGATCGACGCGCTATCGACGGTGCGCGCGCCGAGCGTGTGCCTGCGGATCATCGATCAGCCGAAGGAGTTCGCGTAGGGCGCTAGCCGCAGGTCAACGATCTGCGCGACATCAGGAGGACGACAGTGCGTCGTCGCTCACAGGCCTGCATAGATCGCGTTCTTCTCGCCAATCGCTCACAAACGGAATCAAGGTATCCCCGGCGACATCGATGTAGATGACTTTGTCATTCGTGAGGGCGAGCCCCCAACCCGGCCAGTGATCCGACACTACAACGTCGACAACCGTCTCGCCACAGCATTGCTCGGCCCTATAGACGGTCTTGTACCGAATGCCCGTGTCAAACTGCACGAATTGGAAACTCGGGAGATGGAG is part of the Humisphaera borealis genome and encodes:
- a CDS encoding homoserine dehydrogenase, which gives rise to MTQTSIGICLLGCGVVGSGVVKLLREQRELLARRTNLAFDIRHVVVRDVAKHAAGEGNLPYTSNAAAAIDDPAVQIVIEVMGGRDPALAHIERALKLGKPVVTANKSLLAERGPELFSLARKHGSCIAFEASTGGGIPIIDAISRGLVANRIDALVGIVNGTCNVILTRMTRNGWSYHQALTEAQKLGFAEADPTLDVSGRDAAQKLALLSGLAFNARVAEKDIQIEGVADLQSADIKFAGDLGYVIKLLAIAERQPDGRLALRVHPTLVSKSDVLAEVSGPFNAISVYGHALGHALFYGRGAGQMPTASAVVADLVQTAIGVVPLAFKKLNIFPDAAEPAQILPANEITSRYYLRLSVKDQPGVMGAVSQVLGQHGISISAILQHEVAEDADGVPIVPIVITTHRAQEGAVRASLKQIDALSTVRAPSVCLRIIDQPKEFA